From a region of the Desmodus rotundus isolate HL8 chromosome 7, HLdesRot8A.1, whole genome shotgun sequence genome:
- the TRMT61A gene encoding tRNA (adenine(58)-N(1))-methyltransferase catalytic subunit TRMT61A has product MSFVAYEELIKEGDTAILSLGHGAMMAVCVQRGAQTQTRHGVLRHSVDLIGRPFGSKVTCGRGGWVYVLHPTPELWTLNLPHRTQILYSTDIALLTMMLELRPGSVVCESGTGSGSVSHAIIRTIAPTGHLHTVEFHQQRAEKARQEFQEHRVGRWVTVRNQDVCRSGFGVSHEADAVFLDIPSPWEAVGHAWDALKVEGGRFCSFSPCIEQVQRTCQALAARGFLELSTLEVLPQVYNVRTVSLPTPDLGAAPSPDASPFRSGTPMKEAVGHTGYLTFATKTPD; this is encoded by the exons ATGAGCTTCGTGGCTTACGAAGAGCTGATCAAAGAGGGTGACACCGCCATCCTGTCCCTGGGCCACGGTGCAATGATGGCAGTGTGTGTGCAGCGCGGGGCACAGACCCAAACCCGCCATGGCGTCCTGAGGCACTCTGTAGATCTCATTGGCCGCCCTTTTGGCTCCAAGGTGACCTGCGGCCGAGGCGGCTGGGTGTACGTGCTGCACCCCACGCCTGAGCTCTGGACACTGAACTTGCCGCACCGCACCCAGATCCTCTACTCCACCGACATCGCCCTGCTCACCATGATGCTGGAGCTGCGGCCTGGCTCTGTGGTCTGTGAGTCCG GCACTGGCAGTGGCTCTGTGTCCCACGCCATCATCCGCACCATCGCGCCCACGGGCCACCTGCACACAGTGGAGTTCCACCAGCAGCGGGCAGAGAAGGCGCGGCAGGAGTTCCAGGAGCACCGTGTGGGCCGCTGGGTGACCGTGCGCAACCAGGATGTGTGCCGCAGCGGCTTCGGCGTGAGCCACGAGGCAGACGCCGTCTTCCTGGACATCCCGTCGCCTTGGGAGGCTGTGGGCCACGCCTGGGACGCCCTCAAGGTTGAGG GTGGGCGCTTCTGCTCCTTCTCGCCATGCATCGAGCAGGTGCAGCGCACGTGCCAGGCGCTGGCGGCCAGAGGCTTCCTGGAACTGAGCACCCTGGAGGTGCTGCCGCAGGTGTACAATGTGCGCACCGTCAGTCTGCCCACGCCGGACCTGGGAGCCGCCCCCAGCCCCGACGCCAGCCCCTTCCGCAGCGGTACGCCAATGAAGGAGGCCGTGGGCCACACTGGCTACCTGACCTTTGCCACCAAGACCCCAGACTAG